From Bos mutus isolate GX-2022 chromosome 5, NWIPB_WYAK_1.1, whole genome shotgun sequence, one genomic window encodes:
- the LRTM2 gene encoding leucine-rich repeat and transmembrane domain-containing protein 2 — MVDSSGGKGGSTPKSPAPKHEDLLPGSLRPLATLSSGPDVSPCREGADGPGTPPSTRNPSFLEMEVLNAGDLAVPGALEDPGKSTKRRGIQPWPQEEAAGRRLLPPVHCCRVLLGTQVLLGIGLCRCLIPPGIPGGAGWTAQTTDSRGLFLPKSADCRSLALGWRSSGEGVRPVGMMSQGQARQSRHSGRCRLWGVDRAKGDGRDLAATVALMDLAGFNAPQAGGWGAKTCTQVTFTDRCPCLAAAEDPRALLSDWAREARRQLGSSRAPELMSFSPDLPEAEDRQSRDGNWVPGLPPHPEVLDRLGCGIPAGRGLACWIALCTAEAVPACPFPCTCDGRGLQVDCSGLGLTAPPPDLPAATRSLLLLNNRLSSLPGGAFANLSGLQRLDLSNNFLDRLPRMAFGDLANLTELQLRNNSLRALDAALLRPLPRLRHLDLSLNGLSRLPPGLFDGLPALRSLSLRANRLQSLDRRTFEPLAGLQLLQVADNPWECDCHLRDFKRWLEWFSYRGGRLDQLACTLPKELRGKDMRMVPMEMFNYCSQLEDQNSSAGQEVSGPPCTKASPEPAKPKPGPEPEPEPSTACPQKQRPRPVSVRRAIGTVIIAGVVCGVVCIMMVVAAAYGCIYASLMAKYHRELKKRQPLMGDPEGEQEDQKQISSVA, encoded by the exons ATGGTAGACAGCTCGGGGGGGAAGGGGGGATCCACGCCCAAGTCACCGGCCCCTAAACACGAAGACCTACTGCCGGGGTCTCTAAGGCCCCTGGCCACTCTCTCCTCTGGGCCTGATGTGAGCCCCTGTCGGGAGGGCGCTGATGGACCTGG AACTCCTCCCTCCACTCGGAACCCCTCCTTCCTAGAGATGGAGGTGCTGAATGCTGGAGATCTAGCTGTGCCTGGTGCCCTAGAGGACCCAGGGAAATCCACTAAGAGACGGGGAATTCAG CCCTGGCCCCAGGAGGAGGCAGCCGGCCGCAGGCTGCTCCCGCCGGTGCACTGCTGCCGGGTCCTGCTGGGGACCCAGGTCCTGCTGGGGATCGGGCTGTGCCGCTGTCTGATTCCTCCAGGAATTCCAGGAGGGGCTGGCTGGACGGCTCAGACCACTGATTCAAGGGGCTTGTTCCTGCCAAAG AGCGCAGACTGCAGAAGTCTTGCTCTGGGGTGGAGGTCCAGTGGGGAGGGTGTGCGGCCGGTCGGCATGATGTCCCAGGGGCAGGCGCGCCAGTCAAGGCACAGTGGACGCTGCCGGCTGTGGGGTGTGGACCGGGCTAAGGGGGATGGACGTGACCTGGCAGCA ACAGTGGCTTTAATGGACCTGGCTGGCTTTAATGCACCtcaagctggggggtggggtgccaAGACCTGCACTCAAGTCACCTTCACGGACAG GTGCCCCTGCCTGGCCGCTGCTGAGGACCCGCGGGCGCTGCTCTCCGACTGGGCTCGAGAGGCCAGGAGGCAGCTTGGCAGCT CACGAGCCCCTGAGCTGATGAGTTTTTCCCCAGACCTGCCGGAGGCGGAGGACAGA CAGTCTCGGGATGGGAACTGGGTGCCGGGGCTCCCTCCTCACCCTGAGGTGCTGGACCGTCTTGGCTGTGGGATTCCTGCAGGCCGGG GGCTCGCCTGCTGGATCGCCCTGTGCACGGCGGAGGCTGTCCCTGCCTGCCCCTTCCCCTGCACGTGTGACGGCCGCGGCCTGCAGGTGGACTGCAGCGGCCTGGGCCTGACTGCGCCGCCCCCGGACCTGCCGGCCGCCACCCGCAGCCTCCTGCTCCTCAACaacaggctgagctccctgcccGGCGGGGCCTTCGCCAACCTGTCGGGCCTGCAGCGGCTGGACCTCTCCAACAACTTCCTGGACCGGCTGCCACGCATGGCCTTCGGGGACCTGGCCAACCTGACGGAGCTGCAGCTCCGAAACAACAGCCTCCGGGCCCTGGACGCCGCGCTGCTGCGGCCCCTGCCGCGCCTGCGCCACCTGGACCTGTCCCTCAACGGGCTGTCCCGGCTGCCGCCCGGCCTCTTCGACGGGTTGCCTGCCCTGCGCTCCCTGTCACTGCGTGCCAACCGCCTGCAGAGCCTGGACCGCCGGACCTTTGAGCCCCTGGCCGGCCTGCAGCTGCTGCAGGTGGCAGACAATCCCTGGGAGTGTGACTGCCACCTGCGGGACTTCAAGCGCTGGCTCGAGTGGTTCTCCTACCGAG gggggcGCCTGGACCAGCTGGCCTGCACCCTGCCCAAGGAGCTGAGAGGGAAGGACATGCGCATGGTCCCCATGGAGATGTTCAACTACTGTTCCCAGCTGGAGGATCAGAATAGCTCAGCCGGGCAGGAGGTCTCTGGGCCGCCCTGCACCAAGGCCAGCCCGGAGCCTGCCAAGCCCAAGCCGGGCCCTGAGCCCGAGCCCGAGCCCAGCACCGCTTGCCCTCAGAAGCAGAGGCCACGGCCCGTGAGCGTGCGGCGGGCCATCGGCACGGTGATCATCGCAGGCGTGGTCTGCGGTGTGGTCTGCATCATGATGGTGGTGGCCGCCGCCTACGGCTGCATCTACGCCTCCCTCATGGCCAAGTACCACCGCGAGCTCAAGAAGCGCCAGCCCCTCATGGGCGACCCGGAGGGCGAGCAGGAGGACCAGAAGCAGATCTCCTCCGTGGCCTGA